The proteins below are encoded in one region of Campylobacter rectus:
- a CDS encoding flavocytochrome c, with protein sequence MQKISRRDALKMSLAGAGALALGGVNANAATNEKEVKFDEEYDVIVIGSGFAGSMATLKALERGLKVLMVEKMGRSGGNSVINVGNMAVPNNEYQKEKGIKDSKELFIADCLKDGLNLNHVDLLEVIYDRANEAYEYLKTIGVEFSSKVISASGHSVMRAVQVKVASGSGYIRPMHKKIEENPNALIKKRTKFDEFVLDESGRVVGVKCRENYKFDGELKSDDLENTSGEVKFIKAKKGVILAAGGFSSDKWFRAQQVPYLKTDIDTVSQPGATAGALTAAINIGANPLLLSWIQLNPYTNPTEKGFGTSAVFTNHCSNDYGLSVNPKTGKRFMNEHAGRKIKCDAIFKVMAEGANNDNYPVNICDQAAVDANNPLYTSKGVESGSIKKFNTLEELAKAYGIPVEPFLKTVADFNGYVKEGKDPEFGKPLAKADVHGIDVSKPPFYASLSMPKILYCMGGVQINAKAEVISMNTQKPIPGLYACGEITGGVQGGGRLGTMSMSDCMVFGMIAGENV encoded by the coding sequence ATGCAAAAAATCTCAAGACGCGACGCGCTAAAAATGAGTTTGGCGGGCGCAGGAGCTCTCGCGCTTGGCGGAGTGAACGCAAACGCCGCGACAAACGAAAAAGAGGTCAAATTTGACGAGGAATACGATGTCATCGTCATCGGCAGCGGCTTTGCAGGCTCGATGGCGACCCTAAAAGCGCTTGAGCGCGGACTAAAAGTGCTGATGGTAGAAAAGATGGGGCGCTCGGGCGGAAACTCCGTCATAAACGTCGGAAACATGGCTGTTCCAAATAACGAATATCAAAAAGAAAAAGGCATCAAGGACTCAAAAGAGCTATTTATCGCCGACTGCCTAAAAGACGGGCTAAATCTAAATCACGTCGATCTGCTCGAGGTCATCTACGACAGAGCCAACGAAGCCTACGAATACCTAAAAACCATCGGCGTCGAGTTTTCGTCAAAGGTCATCTCGGCTAGCGGCCACTCCGTCATGCGCGCCGTGCAGGTCAAAGTAGCAAGCGGCTCGGGCTACATCCGACCGATGCACAAAAAGATAGAAGAAAATCCAAACGCGCTCATCAAAAAAAGGACGAAATTTGACGAATTCGTGCTGGACGAGAGCGGCCGCGTCGTGGGCGTAAAATGCCGTGAGAACTATAAATTCGACGGCGAGCTAAAAAGCGACGATCTGGAAAACACGAGCGGCGAAGTAAAATTTATAAAAGCCAAAAAAGGCGTCATCTTGGCTGCGGGCGGCTTTAGCTCGGATAAATGGTTCCGTGCGCAGCAAGTGCCGTATCTAAAGACCGACATCGACACCGTCTCGCAGCCCGGAGCCACTGCCGGCGCGCTGACGGCCGCGATAAATATCGGCGCAAATCCGCTGCTTTTAAGCTGGATCCAGCTAAACCCATACACCAACCCGACCGAAAAGGGTTTCGGCACCTCGGCCGTTTTTACCAACCATTGCAGCAACGACTACGGCCTAAGCGTCAATCCAAAAACAGGTAAGCGTTTTATGAACGAGCACGCGGGGCGCAAGATAAAATGCGACGCGATATTTAAAGTGATGGCCGAGGGCGCAAATAACGACAACTATCCCGTAAATATCTGCGATCAAGCTGCCGTAGACGCAAACAACCCGCTTTACACCTCAAAAGGCGTAGAGTCGGGCTCGATAAAGAAATTTAACACGCTAGAAGAGCTGGCCAAAGCCTACGGTATCCCGGTAGAGCCGTTTTTAAAGACGGTCGCGGACTTTAACGGCTACGTCAAAGAGGGGAAAGATCCGGAGTTTGGCAAACCGCTCGCCAAGGCCGACGTGCACGGCATCGACGTATCTAAGCCGCCGTTTTATGCGAGCCTAAGCATGCCAAAAATCCTCTACTGCATGGGCGGCGTGCAGATAAACGCCAAAGCCGAAGTCATCTCTATGAATACGCAAAAGCCGATCCCCGGCCTATACGCATGCGGCGAGATCACCGGCGGCGTGCAAGGCGGCGGCAGGCTGGGCACGATGAGTATGAGCGATTGTATGGTGTTTGGTATGATTGCGGGAGAAAACGTCTAA
- the xseB gene encoding exodeoxyribonuclease VII small subunit, whose product MSENLSEDFESKLAKANEILKQLGDENLSLEQSVKLHKEGKKLLEEADKILQNTKLVVKDADDE is encoded by the coding sequence ATGAGTGAAAATTTAAGCGAGGATTTTGAGAGCAAACTCGCCAAAGCAAATGAAATTTTAAAACAGCTCGGCGATGAAAATTTAAGCCTAGAGCAAAGCGTCAAGCTGCACAAAGAGGGCAAAAAGCTACTCGAGGAAGCAGACAAAATCCTACAAAACACAAAGCTAGTTGTGAAGGACGCAGACGATGAATAA
- the metX gene encoding homoserine O-acetyltransferase MetX, with amino-acid sequence MLNLKTGKVKFDEPLYLESGRILPEFELAYETYGELNEDKSNVIVVCHALTGSHHAAGRYENEQKFGWWDALVGEGKGIDTSKFFVICVNILGSNFGSTNPLSIEKSTGKQYRLRFPVLTISDVVKAQMRLFEHLGIESAHAVVGGSLGGMQALCFAIEFPNFAKNVIILASTYQSKAWAIAFNKIAIEGILRDPGFKDGQYDENDIAAQGLTGMALGRMAGHISFLSPSSMDSKFGRNYVETDGLYELTGRFQVDRYMEYNGHGFPKRFDPLSYLYIVKMMNIFDCTRHYDDLAHALLPICAKVTLVAFSGDMLFPPSCMREMHETLCSIGKACDYHEIDSDYGHDAFLVEVDKFEKIIKKVLDE; translated from the coding sequence GTGCTAAATTTAAAAACCGGCAAAGTAAAATTTGACGAGCCGCTCTATCTGGAGAGCGGCCGAATTTTACCCGAATTTGAGCTCGCTTACGAAACATACGGCGAGCTAAACGAGGATAAAAGCAACGTCATAGTCGTCTGCCACGCGCTAACGGGCAGCCACCACGCCGCAGGTAGATATGAAAACGAGCAGAAATTTGGCTGGTGGGACGCGCTAGTGGGCGAGGGTAAGGGCATAGATACGAGCAAATTTTTCGTCATCTGCGTAAATATCCTCGGTTCAAATTTCGGCTCGACAAACCCCCTAAGTATCGAAAAAAGCACGGGCAAGCAGTATCGTTTGCGCTTTCCGGTGCTAACCATCAGCGACGTCGTAAAAGCGCAGATGAGGCTTTTTGAGCACTTAGGCATAGAGAGCGCGCATGCGGTCGTGGGCGGCAGCCTAGGCGGTATGCAGGCGCTTTGTTTTGCGATCGAGTTTCCAAATTTCGCCAAAAACGTCATCATCCTAGCCAGCACCTATCAGAGCAAGGCCTGGGCGATCGCGTTTAACAAAATCGCGATCGAAGGCATCCTGCGCGATCCAGGTTTCAAAGACGGTCAATACGACGAAAACGACATCGCCGCGCAGGGGCTAACCGGCATGGCGCTAGGGCGTATGGCAGGGCACATCAGCTTTCTTTCGCCTAGCTCCATGGACTCCAAATTCGGCCGCAACTACGTCGAAACCGACGGCCTTTACGAGCTTACGGGGCGGTTTCAGGTCGATCGCTATATGGAGTACAACGGCCACGGCTTTCCCAAGCGCTTTGATCCGCTGAGCTACCTTTATATCGTAAAGATGATGAATATCTTTGACTGCACGCGCCACTACGACGACCTAGCGCACGCTCTTTTGCCTATTTGCGCCAAGGTTACGCTGGTTGCATTTAGCGGCGATATGCTATTTCCGCCAAGCTGCATGCGCGAGATGCACGAGACGCTGTGCAGCATCGGCAAGGCGTGCGACTACCACGAGATAGACAGCGACTACGGCCACGACGCGTTTTTGGTCGAAGTGGATAAATTTGAAAAAATCATAAAAAAGGTTTTAGATGAGTGA
- a CDS encoding carbon-nitrogen hydrolase family protein, whose product MNNATAAVCALQLPTQPMSESRLDYYFRICADEGARLVVLGEYVLNSFFKELELMPKSLVKEQSERKKHALAAMAQKYNLEILAPLVLPKGKGFVKVAARFSPASSRFYEQQILMPYPHWNEAKFFANKEDGELNLPVFSYEKFKIGVMFGFEAHFDAAWTYMSRKKVDAVVVPTACTFFSESRWEELLKTRAFTNNVYVLRVNRVGNHKAASGEQWSFYGDSMLISPFGEVISRLGKNEEMMVAKLEKTELAQARHLWGFPQILNKRLG is encoded by the coding sequence ATGAATAACGCGACCGCAGCCGTTTGCGCCTTACAGCTGCCGACCCAGCCCATGAGCGAGTCGCGGTTAGACTATTATTTTAGGATTTGCGCCGATGAGGGCGCTAGGCTTGTGGTGCTCGGAGAGTACGTGCTAAACAGCTTTTTTAAAGAGCTAGAGCTCATGCCAAAAAGCCTCGTCAAAGAGCAAAGCGAGCGCAAAAAGCACGCGCTTGCCGCGATGGCGCAAAAATACAATCTAGAAATCCTAGCTCCGCTCGTACTACCCAAAGGCAAAGGCTTTGTCAAGGTCGCGGCGAGATTTAGCCCCGCATCGTCGCGCTTTTACGAGCAGCAGATCTTGATGCCCTACCCGCACTGGAACGAGGCGAAATTTTTTGCTAACAAAGAGGATGGCGAGCTAAATTTGCCCGTCTTTAGCTACGAGAAATTTAAAATAGGCGTGATGTTTGGCTTTGAGGCGCATTTTGACGCGGCGTGGACGTATATGTCGCGCAAGAAGGTCGATGCTGTCGTAGTTCCCACTGCATGCACGTTTTTTAGCGAGTCGCGCTGGGAGGAGCTGCTAAAAACCCGCGCCTTTACAAACAACGTCTACGTCCTGCGCGTAAACCGCGTCGGCAATCACAAGGCCGCAAGCGGCGAGCAGTGGAGCTTTTACGGAGATTCGATGCTGATTAGCCCATTTGGCGAGGTGATTTCGCGACTAGGCAAAAATGAAGAGATGATGGTAGCAAAACTCGAAAAAACCGAACTCGCGCAAGCTAGACACCTGTGGGGATTTCCCCAAATTTTAAATAAAAGACTAGGCTAA